In Panacibacter microcysteis, the genomic stretch CAATGGTTATGATGGTAGGTGGAGAACGTTTTGGTGTTAGTGAAACTCCGGAAGAAATTGCAGAGATTGTTGAAAGAGAACTTTCTAAAGAGCCTGCATATTAAGCACATCATTTAATTTTTAAAAAGAGCGCATCTTACGATGCGCTTTTTTATTTTTATGCCAAAGACTTGATATGCCGCAGTTCCTGATACTTGCTACCGACTATAAAGATGAACAAGCCTTAACAAGAAGGTTACAGGTAAGAGAAGTACACCTGGCCCGTATGCGGACGGAAAAAGAAAAGGCTGTTTTTATCTTTGGCGGCGCAAGGTTGAACGCATCGGGTAATATGTGCGGTTCTATGCTTGTTATAGCGTTGCCAGATATCTCCACAGTTGAACAATGGATTGAAGAGGACCCTTACATTAAGGGAAAAGTTTGGGAGTCTGTGGAAATACTTCCATTTAAAACTGCCGCTGTTTAATTAACCAGGATCTTACCACTATAGGTCTTTACACCCTCTGTATAAATAATGGCCATGTACACGCCCCGTGCAAGCCTGCTTACCGGTATATCTGTCCTGGTAGTATTAAAGTTTTGTTGTAAAACCTTCCTTCCCGTTGCATCAAAAAGCATCAGCGTATTGGTGTAGAAATTATCCGTTACAATGGTAAATGAGCCATTTCTGGGCACCGGGTTCGGGTAA encodes the following:
- a CDS encoding YciI family protein, producing MPQFLILATDYKDEQALTRRLQVREVHLARMRTEKEKAVFIFGGARLNASGNMCGSMLVIALPDISTVEQWIEEDPYIKGKVWESVEILPFKTAAV